The window TTCTCAATTTATTGAAATCTTTATCTACAGATGAGTTGTGTATGTCATACCACCTTATATTGCATTGTTAGCGTGCAGTGAGGCTGAGATTTATCTATTTGGAGCCTGTGTTACTTCTTGGAAGGTTCCAAGTGGTAAGGACCTGCTCTTTGTTCGACCTGATGCTGTTTTTAACGGACAAAAACCTATCAGGTACTAATAATTCTCGTTCTTTCATATTGTTTTGTTTCATCTCTTCACATTTTTTTACTTTTCCTCCTGAGGAACCTGAGGATCAAAATATCAGATATTAGCCCCTTTATTAATTATGGTACTTTTATTTTGGTAAATTATGGAGTAAGCAAAATCTTGATCAGTGGAATTGATTTTTTGCATTAAACTGGATTAAATGAGTATTCAACTCCATAAGCTTGCACAATTGTAGATATGCTAGGCTGTTTTTAATCATTTCTCTACTTCAAACAGTGGAGGAATCCCACACTGTTTCCCTCAATTTGGACCTGGCCCTATACAACAGGTATACGTTCCctctttcttattacattttcCTTTACTCCACGTCACTTAATAATGACAAAATTCTGCATCTTCTCTTGTTTTTTCAATGATAGTATTTAATTCTCATTTAGTATAATATGAGAAATTCTGCATCAAATATAAATAGAATTTGCCACAATGTAATAAGATGCTCTATTCATTCACTTGATATTTATTCTATAGTTTTAAAAAGTGCCTGCCTAGTTAGGTGGCTCTTTTACAAAGTGGCCCAAACAGTCAATCTAGGGAGGCCGGTCTAAAGGGGAAGATGATTTTTTTCAAAGTGTTCATTCACTTGATATTAGTTATCTTATCCATATCTAATGTTGTAGTATGATGCTAATTATAAGCTAACGATGTGGTTTCTTACAATTTGGGCCTATGACTAtgaattattgttttttttttgtattttgttgtattttttatttatttattacaatgtgaaatatgaagtatttttttGTTATATGTTTAGTGATTATTTAtgaattataatttatttatttgtaaacTTGTAAACATATTTCAATTTACTAATGATATAAttgttatatatatttattaatattaatattggtcattcttaatttaatttacttctcTTTCCTATTTTGATATTATATTTATACTGACCACCTAGGCAATAGACAGTAGGCTGACTGTTTACTGCCTGGAAGCGTCTTTTAATGCCTTGATGTATTCATTTCCCTCATTTGAGAAAGCACACTTGTCAATTAAGTAGGCTAGGTGCCTTTAACATTGCCAAATGTAGATCTGCAGCTGATTCAACTGATGCTAACAAACATATTTTTAGCAATCTTCCTATTTTTGTTTGTAGCAATGTTTCTTCCATTAGATATAAATGAAATCTAAATATAACTTACAGAAGACACCATCTATGTTAGCAGGTGATCTAGTTAACAAAACTTGATAACTAAACCTAACAAGCATGTTCTGAGATGATTTAGCCCAAATCAATATCACTATGCAGTTTGACAATATTATACTTGTGACAAGAGAAACGTTTTTGTGAGTTATGATATCAGCTGTATCAACATGGAAAATGTGATTTATACATGCATGGGTTACTTTAATCGATATGATTAGCCAAGTTACAGCTTAAAACATTAAGTTATTGAATCTTGTCTTCTTATTTAACAGCATGGTTTTGCAAGAAACATGACTTGGTCAGTCACCGACTCTGATAACATTGAAGGAGATCCTGTTATAACATTGGAACTGAAAGATGATCCTTACAGTCGTTCAATGTGGGATTTCAGGTTTCAAGCTTTGTATAAGGTTAGATTATTtgtctttgaaaataatttcacgTGCTAACCGTGTGCTACTTCAAATATTATGTCAATGCATCAGAAATAATCTAGCAAGTTGATTAGCATGGAGCACTCGGAAGTTCATCTAGATGTTAGATGGAGCAAATTATATTATCCTATCTGTGAGCGTACTAGCCGAGAAGGGGCTTGAGAGCCTAATAAGTATCTGGGTTATTTCTCAAATAGTTAATTCTCTATTACAATAAGAAACAAACTGATCTGAAAATCATGGTCTAATCAGCATGTTAAATAAGAATTCAACCTTGCAATGAGGTAGCCTTTCCAAATTTTACCTTCAGCCTGGCCAATTTTCAAAGTTGTAATAATACTCCTCTCTTAGTTATTGTAGTTTAATTTATACAGTATGAGTAGACTATTCTTACTATTCAATTAGAATATTTTTCTGTTTTTTTACTTTGCTAGTGTAAATCTTTTGTCCTTCATTTCTTCATCCATATGCATGAAATTACTAAATTCTCTGCCGTTGCATGGGGATTTTATATAGATGTGACGCTGGATCATGTAACTCCAGTAATTTATCCGGAATGCCAATACTACCATGGACAAGAAGTGTTTTTCATTTAATTACTTGTTTTTGCTTTCTGGTTTTTATTTATCACCAGAAAGAAGAATCTATTTTAAACTTTCGCATTGTAAACAATATTCTAACACATTGGTTAACATGGAGCTTTTGTAAGATTAGCTCAGATTTTAAATGCCTAAAATAATTGTACATGCACTACCACAAATTAGGAACTGTTGCTGACTTGAGTTTCAAAATAGTCATGGCAATATGCCCACTTAGATGATGGCACTGATTGTTTTGGAAAGTATGGTTCAAAGGTTTTTATCCTCAGACTGGGTTTGATACCCTTGTGGTAAGGACCTGCTCTTTGTTCGACCCGATGCTGTTTTTAACGGACAAAAACCTATCAGGTACTAATAGTTCTTGTGGTAAGGACCTGCTCTTCGAGACCGGAGCTAGGCACCTCAGTGTTTCAGTTGCTGGCACTGAAATAACTCTCAGAAATTGTTAAATTGGTCCACGGTACTATCAGGTCACTTTTTTGGATTAATTATTGTCATCCTAATCAATAATCAAAGATACAATCATCCTTCTCAATTGGTGATTTGTGATTTTAGTTCAATCGACACCAAAGTGATATACTATAGTTTTGTTTGATGGTACTACATTGGATCATTTTTGCCCCCACTTTAGATGCTTCGTTATATTCACTCCTTTTTTATTCACCATTAATTACTGGACTAATGTAAATGCAATACAGGTCAGGTTGAACTCCAAAAGTCTCTCTACAGTGTTAACGATTACCAACATGGACACGAAGCCTTTTGCATTTACCACTGCATTGCACACTTATTTCAAAGTAAGATGAAATGTATCCTTCATGAATGAAACTCCATGCcttttttttatcttaattactCTGATAGCATCTTTGAGGCTTGTATTTTGGGCATAAATCAAAATGgttcattttattttaaaaatcatcaaAAGGGAGCTCCTACTTTTATACATCATCACCAATGCCAGTTGGAGGCAAAAAATAATCCTAATtccaataaaataaatttcatttttGTCAGTCTGAGAATTTTAGATATCTTTGCTCAATTAAGGTGTGAATATTCTCTTGTAGTAGACCTAGAGTTATAAGAGAAATTAGCATGGTTTTACTTCAGATTAGTTAAAGATTAATGTCATTgaaattgtttaatttttaatagatCAGGGCAAAGAAGAGTTGTTGGGTATATCGAAGGTGATGAGACAGCTATATCAGGAGCGCCCAttgatgattttaaaaataaagggCGCTCATTTGACGTTTGGAATTGCTGTATGCATGCCTGACAATTAGTCATCTTACAGGCTTCTATATCAGGCGTATCAGTTAAAGGTTTAAAAGGTTGTAAGACTCTTAACAAGGACCCGGACCCTGCAAATCCTTTGGAGGGTAAAGAGGAGAGGTATGTATACAAAAATGGGCATGTGGAGTTGTATTTATGGAAGCAAAGACTCTAGTTGATTGTTTCAACTCTGATCAGGTTTATTTAATCCCAGGGAAGCAGTAACTTTTCCTGGATTTGTTGATTGCATTTACCTTGACGCACCCGAACAGATACAACTTGATAATGGATTGGGTGATACAATAACTATACAAAACAGAAAGTATGTAATCCAAATATAAACTTATTTCCCTACAGATAATTTTTGACATATGTGCTCATTTGTTGCCCATGCAGTTGGACAGATGCCGTTCTATGGAATCCGCATTTGCAGATGGAATCCTGCTACAAAGATTTCGTTTGTGTCGAAAATGCCAAGGTAATTACAACATGCTTGTGATCCGGACAACGAAAATTTCAGGCAAACTGATGTTTCTCACTATCTCAGATTGGGAAAGTCCAACTGGAGCCTCAGCAGTCATGGGTTGCGGAACAGAAAATTTTTGTCGGCTGAAGTTAATTTCTCGCCAAGATCAAGTAGTTGTAATTCCGCTGAAGATTCAAGATATTGTATCGTAAACTAGAATATAAGATGAGTTATTCTGTTAAAATGTTTGTATCTTTTGAATTTAAGTTATATAccattttgctttgttttgagtTTTCATCCGCCCTAAGTTTCCTAATCAATCTAACTAATACTTCTAAGTGAAATTATATGAAagttcataatttaattttatcttttattagATTGATCCCAAAACTTTTAGGGCATATTTACTTGAAGGTTATTGTTGATAATTTTAGTTATCTATCTAAGACTATATTATTTAATCCTATTCATGTCAATAAATAAGGGATATAATTTGGAATGTAATTATTTTGGAAGTGTGAGGTTTTATatgattttaagattttttttttcctaatatAAAAGTTGAACttagattatattttattctttATAATCTTGATTATGTGAGTTATGTAATTATCGTTAAtgtcataatcaaaattatacatgataatttaaatcaaacttaCTCTTAGATTTTTTGAGTTGCATACACAAACCTTTAGAATTTTTGGCTGAGTGATAATAATTTTTACTCATCTTAATACTAACATTGGTTtcattttataattatattaattaaaattataaaaattagtaaCATAAAGAGTAtcatgataataataaaagtatTTTTTATGGAAATAAAATTGGCTTTGTAGGTGTAGCtatttcattaaaaaattaaacttattcccTATTGATCAAATTGGAAGTTTTTATGAGTTGACTTACTTGGTAGTTGTATTTATTTCAAtagactttgaaattaattttcaacgaATTTAAAATGTGTCGCTGACTATCTAACCTCTCATATAAAGAATCATTATGATAAAATAAATACTCCTCGTAATTTATCTCTTTCCGATGAGGCAGAGGGCGCCGCCTTCGAGTAAGTTTAAGAACTCGACATACTTAACAAATCGCAGAGACAAATATACGGTCCGACAAAAAATTCCAAATTGCAGTAGCGAACTGTACAAGAAATTTAAGGCGGCTAGATTTTCATGCTCTTCCAAAACGAAGTTCCTTTTTCAGTATCCGATCAAGTGTTGGAAGAAGATGCGGAGAGAAAAAAAGCTGATAACAGTTTGTTGATACGCATATGTCGATCATCCTTACACTTGAAATCTTTTGGATGTTCGGTATTCTTGCAATCCCATTCGACTTTCGACGTCACTAGAGCTATTGCTTTCTTTCATTACTTCCATATCCGTACTCCCCGACCTTGACCTTCGGCTTCTACGATCCTTTACAAGCAATAAGAGTATGCCATTCTTAGCGAATTAAAGCTTCCCTAGAGTATCATTAAGCACGTGAATTGTATGAAAAGGAGGATGAAGAGGACAACCTGATCATGTTGGGCGAATTCATCTGCTTCGAGCATTCGAACAACTTGTCCCATCTTGGGTCTTTTGTCAGAATCAGAATCGATGCATTTCAGTGCGACTAGGAGTGTGCGTTTGAGGGCCCGAACGGATGGTTTAACCTCAAGCTTTTGATCCACTACCTCATCTGCCCTTCGACTCCCAACCATCATCTTAAGCCACTCCACCAAGTTCACCTGGCAACAAGAGGAAAACAAAATGCTTAAATGAGTGTAAACAAACATTAGTTGGAGCTCATTGCTACAATGGCAAATTTAATGTGCAATTGAGGGTTTAAATGAGACAGGCAAACCTCATTTGAGGGCCTTCCATAATCCACAGGATCCCTGCCAGTAACAGTCTCCAGCAATAGAACTCCAAAGCTATACACATCACTCCTCTCATTTAGAAGACCAGTGTTGGCATATTCAGGAGCCACATATCTGGAATTCAATGTGAATTAACATGTTCATCATTACCATTAATTGCTTTCTTTCGATCTTCCAACAAGTCCCAATGACTCAAAATAACATTGATATTAACAGATGGAAGTATTCAGAAAAGCATAGACTGGATGATACAAACCCAAATGTTCCCATTACTCTTGTTGCGACGAAGCTTTTGTCCGATCCCAACAGCTTAGCCAATCCAAAATCAGATATCTTTCCGTTGTACTCTTCATCGATCAAGATGTTACTCGATTTGATATCTCGGTGCACTACTTTTGGTTCAATTGCTTCATGTAAGTAAGCAAGCCTGAAAGCAGTTTAGCTAGGCAACTCAAACTGAAGTATATAGAAGACTTAAAAGAAGAAGACTTGTTTAGGAGGATTGAGCTTACGCCTTTGCTGTGCCAAGGATGACCTTCATGCGCTTCTCCCAACTAAGGATGCCTCTTTGATGCATAGCTCCATGTAGCCACTGCTCTAAGTTTCCATTGTTGACGTACTCGTAAACGAGCATCCTGTTGACATCGGTCGGTCGATCTACGTAATCATCTCAATGGAAGTAACTAAATGAACAGCTCAAACTTTTCACCTGTGAATTCCTTCTATGCAATACCCCAAAAGCCTAACTAGATTCTTATGCCGAACATGACCAATGGCTTCCACCTCTACTCTGAATTCCTTCTCTGCCTGTCCTCTGCATAATTCAATGAGTGAGCATTAGTACATTATTTTGAGGTAACAAGAACCTGAATGAAAGGGAGCAATGAACTTACAGATTGTTCAGAAGCTTCTTTACTGCAACCTCAGTACCATTTATCAAACGCCCGCGATAGACAACTCCATATCCACCCTCCCCGAGGACATTGTCATTGGAGAAACGATTTGTTGCGAGCTCAAGATCCCTTAAGGTAAACCAATGGCCCCAACCGAGATGCGAGGACTCGGGCAGTCCAACTAAAGGAGATACAAGTGGAAATGCTGAATATGCTTTCCTAGTAGATCCAGAGCCACCTTCCTCACCAGAACAAGAACTCCCAGCTCTATCATTGTGGCGAGCTGAGCTGCACAGGCCAATGCTTTCAGCATCGCATGAATTGCTATTGGTCAGTTGTGCTGCAACTGTCTTCACTGATTCCCTGTCACTAAATTTGTCATGGCTGGCGACAAGAGGCCCTTCATTTTCCTGAAGAATTTGATCCGAGCATTGATCGCCAACTATGTCCACAGGGATTTCCTTCGAGACGGATGGGATTTGCGATACTGGCATGCTTTCATAAGTCTTCCTTGTCTTCCTCTTGGATGTGATCCATATGGATAAAATGGCCAGAATAAACACAATTAGAACACCCACGCAGATGCCAATAACAACCCAAAGTCTCAGACCAAGAACGGCCGTCTTTTCTGATAAGTCAGCATTTAACGAACTATCAGATGACAtccttttttcttttgtttttgtttttctgcAATTCAACTAGAGAAGAATTAGTTATAGCTAGAACACTAGTTTGTATCAGATTGTCTGAAATGCTTTTGATGTGCAATCTTCTGAAGGGAATGGGTCAATTTTTCTGCATCCGAACTAAGAAGACAGGACTTTTGCAATACAGAGAACTAATTTACTCTTCAAAGTCAAAGAGGAGAATTAAGCAACATCAATTCACTGAAGATTCAAACATTTCGTCAGTTATAAAGAGTAGCAATTTAAGCAATCTCGTGAAGAAGAtaataaattaaaacataaaacgAAAAATTACCACTTGTCGTGGGTTGATCTTTCGGTCTTCCAACCAACTGGCAAAAGGCTGCTTCAAGTCAGAGAGATTTGAACACCGCCTAAGACAAGCCAACGGAAGTTAAAGATGCAGAAGGTCCTCCTTTCACTGTTTGATAGATTGGAACACTGGAAATAATCCTTCGCTCTAAAGGAGGTGGCAGAGAATACCACAACAAAGCAAAGCCTGGATTTGAGGGCCAAAGGTCGTGGAGGGGTCGGAGGGGACTGGGGAGGGGAGGGGAAGAGGGAGAGATCAGGAGAAAGATAAAGCTAGAAAGAGTTAATGTACAGTTTGGCATTTAAAGCAAGACTAGGAAGGACTAGGAAACCGAAGCATTAAAAAAAAGTTCGCATGTGAGCAGAAAAACAAATAAATTGAGCTGGTAGATAGAAAAATTGATGAGCTAGAGATAAAATGAGAGACGAGAAGGAAGGAATGATGAGGTCAACTTCAAAGTTTGCCAAAACTCCAAATCCAGTTTGGTGGCTTGCCAATTTGTCCTCTTATCTTGCTTGTGGCATCAACAAGACTACCAAATTTAGGCCTTTTCTAAGCTCTGCTGCAACCTCTTCTTCAATTTTTCTTTGTAGTTAGCATCAAGCAGTTAAGTAGTGACTAACCATATTTGTCTTTCAGAAtggattttctaaattaattgttTCTCAACAAAGTGATTGACTAAGAAAAGTTAATATAGCTTTACAGAAGGAAGAAGTTCATTAATCACAAACAGTGATGATTAAGGGATGCTGAAGTGAAGAATCATTTATGATATATGCAGCCAAGATTTTTTCATTATATCATTAATAATTTGTCTGGATGCCTTCGAACATGTGGAGAACAGATTCTGATTCGAGCTGCATATTTAGCCACAGAGATTGCAGGCACTCAGACCAAAGAGCCATGGTCATGGTCTGTGTAATCCTCTGTCGTACGCTTACTGATCGTATAGTTTTACTGAAATCCTTGCTCTTTGAGCAGATTCCGGAGCAACTCTGCACAGCTCTGTATTAAAGTAAGGCTTGCGTTTAGATGCTCTGCCTCTTCAACCTCACAAAAAATTGGATTGATGCTTTGCAGGAGATCTGAGCAAAAATGGCAGCCGTTTGTTTTCACCTTTTCTTTATTGTTtcctgatcaaatcatctactGTAAGATGAAATCTGTGTGTGCAGTGGTTACTTTTGCATGGTAGGTAAGGCATGTGCCGTGGAGTGTTGAATTGCGTAAGCTTCATAGACACCACATTACCTGCTGCTGTACAACAATGATAAAACAAAGCTGGGATTCTTGTGACAGCTAATGAGACAACTTGCTGTTGCACCGAAGGCATTGAGATTTGAGGATGGCTATGATCCTCTGTACCTGAACATTATTGACAAAGAATAATTCATCTTGCTGTTTCATAGACAAACCGTATGcaagtttttagttttttttgtttgtagttgttgcTCACTAACTAAAGATGAGTTAATACTAGTGATTGCTTTAGTTAATTAATGGGATGGACATTAATTACATCAAGGAATTCACGcatcaataattaatattattgtcATTGACATAACAATATGTACTCTTTTAACTCGTTTCGAGACCTTTTACCTCATTTCACTTGTATAGTGTTTTATTCACTAGGCACGGCACCGCGAAATTCTTTTCGGGTGAAATTATCAATCCAACACATGAATTACCATATTTTATTCCCCAGGAATAAATTTCATTCTCTacccattttatttctttagaacAAAAGGTAATTActaaagggaggtaaatcacatagcatcatatcaattttatttgaaaaatgatATGTTGAAAAAAACTCAAAGAAAagttcaaggatagacacatcaAGTGATGGGACCCACAAAAAATGAAATGGTGAACCATGACTTTATATGTCTATATTTGGATttttccttgagtttttttccttgaacatatcattgctcattttattttttgaacCAACTGTTATTATGGAAAAAATCATTTAATAATCTTCTATT is drawn from Zingiber officinale cultivar Zhangliang chromosome 1B, Zo_v1.1, whole genome shotgun sequence and contains these coding sequences:
- the LOC121981289 gene encoding probable receptor-like protein kinase At2g42960; protein product: MSSDSSLNADLSEKTAVLGLRLWVVIGICVGVLIVFILAILSIWITSKRKTRKTYESMPVSQIPSVSKEIPVDIVGDQCSDQILQENEGPLVASHDKFSDRESVKTVAAQLTNSNSCDAESIGLCSSARHNDRAGSSCSGEEGGSGSTRKAYSAFPLVSPLVGLPESSHLGWGHWFTLRDLELATNRFSNDNVLGEGGYGVVYRGRLINGTEVAVKKLLNNLGQAEKEFRVEVEAIGHVRHKNLVRLLGYCIEGIHRMLVYEYVNNGNLEQWLHGAMHQRGILSWEKRMKVILGTAKALAYLHEAIEPKVVHRDIKSSNILIDEEYNGKISDFGLAKLLGSDKSFVATRVMGTFGYVAPEYANTGLLNERSDVYSFGVLLLETVTGRDPVDYGRPSNEVNLVEWLKMMVGSRRADEVVDQKLEVKPSVRALKRTLLVALKCIDSDSDKRPKMGQVVRMLEADEFAQHDQDRRSRRSRSGSTDMEVMKESNSSSDVESRMGLQEYRTSKRFQV
- the LOC121981282 gene encoding putative glucose-6-phosphate 1-epimerase; this translates as MATTMSVATASFPLRRNLPSPARNNRRLPCRSSRIVLASVDQTASAQGIKIAEGNGGLPKVSLVSPHGSEAEIYLFGACVTSWKVPSGKDLLFVRPDAVFNGQKPISGGIPHCFPQFGPGPIQQHGFARNMTWSVTDSDNIEGDPVITLELKDDPYSRSMWDFRFQALYKVRLNSKSLSTVLTITNMDTKPFAFTTALHTYFKASISGVSVKGLKGCKTLNKDPDPANPLEGKEEREAVTFPGFVDCIYLDAPEQIQLDNGLGDTITIQNRNWTDAVLWNPHLQMESCYKDFVCVENAKIGKVQLEPQQSWVAEQKIFVG